A region of the Corynebacterium falsenii genome:
CCGGTTGGGTGGATAGCTCCGCGTAGGCATCGCGGATGACGATCGCGGTGGAGCGGCGGATTACGTCACGCCTACCGGCGCTAATCGCTGTGAGCGCGGACTTTTCCAGGCCCGTACGCTCAACCAGCTCCTGCATCTGCCACCCCGCGGCACGCAGCGCTCGGATACGGCGGGTGATCTGCCACGCTGGGACGTAGGCGATAGTCTGCCCCGGCGAGACAGACATGATCTTCCTGTGAGTACTCTGCTGGATCGTCTTCGACTTCCCAGACAGCAAGAGCTTTAGGGGGACACGGTCAACCCCAGTAGCCTTCGATACGCCTGTAATCGTCCCGCCGGCATTAATGATCTTCTGGAGCCGCTGCCTAGCCATAGCCGCGTCAACGCGGCGGCTCAGCTCGCCCGTAGCGTAGGCGTGCTTCGCGCAGTACCGGGTGTACGTAGTGTGTGCCAGGTTGGTGCATTTGGGGGAGGCGCATTTTGGGCGTGTAGTGGTCATGATCGTCCTTTCAGTTGCGTCGACACGGCATTGATCAGCCCCTGCTGTGTGACGGATTTCTTAGCCAGGGCTGCGTGGACCTGCTCGTCCACCGTCCCGGCTGTGACAATGTGCGTGATTGTTACCGGCTCCGACTGTCCTTGTCGGTGCAGGCGGGCGTTAGCCTGCTCGTACAGCTCGAGCGACCAGGGGGTGGTGAACCAGGTGAGGATGTGCCCACCGGACTGGAGGTTCAGACCATGCCCCGCGCTGGCCGGGTGGATTAGCCCCAATGGTATTTCCCCGCGGTTCCATGCCGCGAAGTCCGCAGCCGTGTTCAGCTTCACGGCTTGGGGGAACCGCTCGAGAATGCGGTCAGCATCATGGGTAAACCAGTAGGCCACCAGGACGGTCTGGCCATTGGCGGCCTCGACGATGTCCTCCAGTGCGTCCAGCTTCTTCGTGTGGATAGTGGCGTACCCGTCGTCTTGGTAGATCGCCCCGGCGGCGAGCTGCTGAAGCTTGCCAGATAACGCCGCGGCATTAGCGGCATCGATGGTCTCCCCGTCGAGCTCGATCACCATGTCCCGCACGAACCTCCGGTAGATCTCCTGCTCCCCCTTATCAAGCGCGACGGTCTTGGTGACATAGGTGCACTCAGGGAGGGTGAGATAGTCGGCGGTCTTCATCGACAGGGTGATGTCGCCGATGCGGTCATAGATCTCGTCTTCTGCGCCGGGGCGTAGCTTCCAGCTGTAGACCTGTGGGCCGTTGCGCTTGTCCGGGGTGAAGTAGGCCTCTCGGTAACGGCCGATGAATTTCCCCAGGCGCTGCCCGCCGTCAAGGAGTCGGAACGGCGCCCAGATGTCCATGAGACTGTTGGGTGCCGGTGTTCCTGTGAGGCCGATGATCCGGTCGATCTTCGGCAGGACTTTTTTCAGGGCTTTGAACCGGGCGGCTTGGTGGTTCTTGAAGCTAGAGAGCTCGTCGATGATGACCATGTCGAACGGCCACTGTGGCCAGCAGTGGTCGACGAGC
Encoded here:
- a CDS encoding DEAD/DEAH box helicase; translation: MEYKPHDYQRHTIRFIEDHPQAAIFLGMGMGKTVSTLTAVNNLIYEDFATRRALVIAPLRVARDTWPAELDKWDHLKDLTCSVIIGSKAQREQAVTRDADIYVINRENIPWLVDHCWPQWPFDMVIIDELSSFKNHQAARFKALKKVLPKIDRIIGLTGTPAPNSLMDIWAPFRLLDGGQRLGKFIGRYREAYFTPDKRNGPQVYSWKLRPGAEDEIYDRIGDITLSMKTADYLTLPECTYVTKTVALDKGEQEIYRRFVRDMVIELDGETIDAANAAALSGKLQQLAAGAIYQDDGYATIHTKKLDALEDIVEAANGQTVLVAYWFTHDADRILERFPQAVKLNTAADFAAWNRGEIPLGLIHPASAGHGLNLQSGGHILTWFTTPWSLELYEQANARLHRQGQSEPVTITHIVTAGTVDEQVHAALAKKSVTQQGLINAVSTQLKGRS